AACCGTTACGATCCAGATTACAAGCGGCATAACGTCCATCGGATAAGACGATCCCAGCTGGGCCGTCCCAAGGCTCCATATGCATTGAGTTGAAATCATAAAACGCCCGCAAATCATCGCTCATATCAGGATTATGCTGCCAAGCTGGCGGCACCAATAAACGCATGGCACGAAATAAATCCATACCGCCACAGACAAATAATTCCAACATATTATCCAAGGAAGCTGAATCCGAACCACTTTCATCAACAAAAGGGGCGGCGGTTTGTAAATCAGGGATTAACGGCGTACGGTATTTATAAGCCCTTGCTCTTGCCCAAGCTCGGTTGCCCGAAATAGTATTAATTTCCCCATTATGAGCAAGATAACGGAAAGGTTGTGCCAATCGCCAACGTGGTTGAGTATTGGTAGAAAAACGTTGGTGGAATAAACAAATGGCAGATTGCATACGCAAATCCGCTAAATCCAAATAGAATTTAGGCAGATCCTTTGGCATACACAAACCCTTATAAATAATGGTTTGGTTAGAAAAACTACAAATATAAAAATCAGGATCGCTAATGCGTTTCTCAATACGACGGCGAGCAATAAATAAACGGCGTTGTAAATCCTGCACACGCCAACCGCTCGGTGCATTAATAAATACTTGCTTAATCAAAGGCATATCTGCCAACGCAATCGCCCCTAATACCGAAGGATTGGTAGGCACATCACGCCAAGCGGCAATGCCTAAGGTTTCATTGGTTAATTCTTCATTGATAATGGCAATATAGGCTTGGGCTTTTTGTTCATCTTGTGGCAAAAATATTTGCCCAACGCCAAAGATTTTAGCTAAAGAAAATTGATTTTCTTGTGCAATGGTACGGAAAAAACTTTCGGGTAATTGCAAGGATAAGCCACAGCCATCGCCTGTTTTACCATCGGACAAAATTGCCCCACGGTGTTGCATTCTGGATAAACCTAAAATGGCATTACGCACAACCTTATGGCTTTGTACCCCATCAATATTGGCGATTAAACCAAATCCGCAGTTTTCTCGTGTCAGAGAAGGATCATATAACATCTGCATAGTTTAACTTCCTGTAAAAAGTAAAAGTCGTTGGTTTTATTGATTTGTTGTGTTCTGGTAGTTATACCTACCTTAGGGAGAGAGAGAAAAGTGCGGTCAAAATAGAGAGAGTTTTTTGACCACACCATATAGTCATATTAATTTGATAACTATGCTTTAATTATTTTCCACTATCCCCATAGTTACCCAATACTCTCGCACTTGGATCATCAACATTACAGCCTTCCCATTCTTTATTCGGCATCCAAAAGTCTTTAATCCAATGAGATTGTCCTGGGTAGAATTGCTCAAAAATATCACGATAGAGTAAAGATTCTTTGGTAAATGGCGTACCATGCGGATATTTTTGTTTCGCTTGTGCTAAATCTTGATCTGAATATTTGCTTTCCGCATAAGCCTTAAGATGATCCACCATAGAATGTCCCACCGCATCGCTAAATGCCGCTTTCTCACGATAAAGAATACTATCAGGCAAATAATCCAAGCCCTCAAAAGCACGGCGTAATAAATATTTTCCCTTGTTATATACGTTCATTTTACGTTCTGGATTAATGCTCATCGCATAATCCACAAAATCAGTATCACTAAACGGCACACGAGCCTCTAAAGAGTTTGCCGCTAAACAACGGTCAGCACGCAACACATCATACATATAAAGCTCACGAATACGTTTTTGTGCTTCTTGCTGGAATGCCATCGCACTTGGGGCAAAATCTGTGTATTTATAACCAAAAATTTCATCGCTCACTTCCCCCGTAAGCAATACTTTCAGATCGGTATTTTCACGAATATATTTACACACCAAATACATACCCATACTGGCACGAATCGTGGTAATATCCCAAGTTTCCAAATGCCAAATGACTTTTTCTAGGCTTGATAACACCTCATCTTTAGTCATAATCACTTCGGTATGTTCCGTCCCCAAATAATCCGCTACTTCCTTCGCATATTTCAAATCAATAGGATCGGTATCCATACCCACCGCAAAGGTTTTAATCGGCTTATCAGAATGACGTTGAGCAATGGCACAAACTAAAGATGAATCCAAACCGCCACTGAGTAAAAAACCTAATGGCGCATCAGAATTTAAACGTTTTAGCACCGCTGCCTCTAATTTCTCACGCAAGTTAATGGCAATCGTATCCACATCTTGTTCCACAATACGTTTCGGATCCGCCAAATCGTTATAACACACAAATTGCCCTTGAGCATAATAATGTCCCGGTGGGAAAGGCTGCACATCACGACAAAACGGCACTAAACCTTTCGCCTCAGAAGCAAAAGCAATACCACCAGTTTGCTTATCATAACCATAAAACATTGGACGAATCCCCATAGGATCACGCCCCGCCATAATATCGCCGCTTTGGCTATCCCATAAAACAATAGCAAATTCCCCATCAAGCATTTTCATCATCATCTCAATGCCTAAACGCTGATACAAAGGGATCAAAACCTCACAATCGCTACCAGAGTGAAATTGATAGCCACTGGCTAACATAGTTTTTAACTGTGGATAATTATAAATCTCGCCATTACATAACAAACGAACACCTTCATGCTCAAAAGGCTGGTTACCATTGTTGCTTAAATCCATAATAGATAAACGATGAAAGCCCCAAATACCACTTTGATCCGACACTAAACGTTGATGATCCGGTCCACGATGAAACAATGCATCGTAACCACGCTTAAACTGTTCTGAGGTTTCGCTTGAAGACGAAAAAATAAATCCACACATAAATACATTTCCTTTATTATTTAATTCTTTTGCCAGCCTCTCGCTATGCTTTGGCTATATACCATAATAATAGCAAGGGAGCTTATTGTTTATTGGCTTACTTATCCACCTATCAGGAATCGCAAGCTATCTGGGTGAATAATTTAAACGAAAAATATTGAATTGCCAATAAAAATAAATTAAATTTAACAAAAAATCTAATTAAATTAGTTTTTATTTAATTATTTCTCGATTTATTGTGATTTTGTTTGATTTGTTTGGGTTGTTAATAAGATTTATTGAATATAGTCAATTAAAATAAGGTTATACCTAT
Above is a window of Volucribacter amazonae DNA encoding:
- the asnB gene encoding asparagine synthase B, whose amino-acid sequence is MCGFIFSSSSETSEQFKRGYDALFHRGPDHQRLVSDQSGIWGFHRLSIMDLSNNGNQPFEHEGVRLLCNGEIYNYPQLKTMLASGYQFHSGSDCEVLIPLYQRLGIEMMMKMLDGEFAIVLWDSQSGDIMAGRDPMGIRPMFYGYDKQTGGIAFASEAKGLVPFCRDVQPFPPGHYYAQGQFVCYNDLADPKRIVEQDVDTIAINLREKLEAAVLKRLNSDAPLGFLLSGGLDSSLVCAIAQRHSDKPIKTFAVGMDTDPIDLKYAKEVADYLGTEHTEVIMTKDEVLSSLEKVIWHLETWDITTIRASMGMYLVCKYIRENTDLKVLLTGEVSDEIFGYKYTDFAPSAMAFQQEAQKRIRELYMYDVLRADRCLAANSLEARVPFSDTDFVDYAMSINPERKMNVYNKGKYLLRRAFEGLDYLPDSILYREKAAFSDAVGHSMVDHLKAYAESKYSDQDLAQAKQKYPHGTPFTKESLLYRDIFEQFYPGQSHWIKDFWMPNKEWEGCNVDDPSARVLGNYGDSGK